The Streptomyces sp. NBC_00335 DNA window CGCCGTCCTTCTCCATCTGCTCGGCGATCTTCATCGCCTCTTCGATGAGGGTCTCGACGATCTTCGACTCGGGGACGGTCTTGATGACCTCGCCCTTGACGAAGATCTGGCCCTTGCCGTTGCCGGAGGCGACGCCCAGGTCGGCCTCACGGGCCTCGCCGGGGCCGTTGACGACGCAGCCCATGACCGCGACGCGCAGCGGGACCTCCATGCCCTCCAGGCCCGCCGTGACCTCCTCGGCCAGCTTGTAGACGTCCACCTGAGCGCGCCCGCAGGACGGGCAGGAGACGATCTCCAGGCGGCGCGGCTTGAGGTTCAGCGACTCCAGGATCTGGATGCCGACCTTGATCTCCTCCACCGGCGGGGCCGACAGCGAGACGCGGATCGTGTCGCCGATGCCCTCGGAGAGCAGCGCGCCGAAGGCGACGGCGGACTTGATCGTGCCCTGGAACGCCGGACCGGCCTCGGTGACGCCGAGGTGCAGCGGGTAGGTGCACTGGGCGGCCAGCTGGCGGTAGGCGTTGACCATGACCACCGGGTCGTTGTGCTTGACCGAGATCTTGATGTCGCTGAAGCCGTGCTCCTCGAAGAGGGAGGCTTCCCAGAGCGCGGACTCGACCAGCGCCTCGGGCGTGGCCTTGCCGTACTTCTTCAGCAGTCGTGCGTCGAGCGAGCCGGCGTTGACGCCGATCCGGATCGGGGTACCGGCGTCCTTGGCGGCGCGCGCGATCTCCTTGACCTTGTCGTCGAACTGCTTGATGTTGCCGGGGTTCACGCGGACGGCGGCGCAGCCGGCGTCGATCGCGGCGAACACGTACTTCGGCTGGAAGTGGATGTCGGCGATGACCGGGATGTTCGACTTCTTCGCGATCACGGCGAGCGCGTCGGCGTCGTCCTGCGTCGGGCAGGCCACGCGGACGATGTCACAGCCGGAAGCGGTCAGCTCCGCGATCTGCTGGAGCGTGGCCCCGATGTCGGAGGTCCTGGTGGTCGTCATCGACTGCACGGAGATTTGTGCGTCGCCGCCGACGGCCACCGAGCCGACCTGGATCTTGCGGCTGACCCTGCGGTCGGCGAGCTTCGTCGGCACGGCCGGCATTCCGAGAGAGATGGCAGTCATCTGCTGTGCAACCCCAAGGTGTGGATATAGGTGCCGGGGATCGGCGGGCTCCAACGTCCGAGATTACGCCAACCGGCACGCCACCCGCGCATCGCCGGTGGTGCGCCACCCGAACGTAGGGAGCCGGGCACGATGAGTGCCCGGCTCCCGCGCGGATGATGTACGAGGCGCCGTGAGATCCCGCGCCGGTCGTTCGGCCGGGTGAGGTCCGGACGTTCGGTCAGGTGATCCGGGCGTTCGCGGTCAGGTGATCCTGATGGGGTTCACCACGTCCGCGGCCAGCACCAGCAGCGTGAAGCAGACGAAGACGGCGGCCACCACGTACGCGGCGGGCATCAGCCTGGCCACGTCGAAGGGGCCCGGGTCCGCGCGCCGGAAGACCCGCGCGAAGGCGCGCCGCACCGATTCCCACAGGGCGCCGGCGATGTGCCCGCCGTCCAGGGGCAGCAGGGGCAGCATGTTGAAGAGGAAGAGGGAGAGGTTGAAGTAGCCGAGGACGCCCAGCAGGAACGACGCCCGCTCCTCCTTCGGGATGTCCAGGGTCGCGATGTCGGCGCTGATCCGCGCCGCGCCGAGGAGGCCCATCGGGGAGTCGGCCTCCCGCTCGCCGCCGTTGAAGACGGCGTTCCACAGTCCCGGGATCTTGCCCGGGAGGTTGGCCAGGCCCTGCACGCTGGCCTCGACGACCTCCACGACGTGCTCCGCGGACTGGGTGAAGGTGAGCGGCGCGATCACGGACCTCGCGCTGACACCGAGGTACCCGGCCGACACGAACTCGCCCTTGACGAAGCCGCCGCGGCCGTCCGTCTTGCCGACGCGGTTCTCCACGAGGTTCGGGTGGACGTCGATCCTCTGCCCGTCGCGCAGGACGGTGAGGGTGGCGGGTCCGATGGTCTTGCGGATGTGCTCCTGGAGGGCGCCCCAGTCATCGACCGGCTTGCCGTCGAAGGCCACGATCTTGTCGCCGACGTGCAGGCCCGCGGCCTTGCCCGGGGCCACCGGGTCGCCGTCCTCGCAGACCGTGCGCTTGTCGCTCTGCTTGAGGACGCAGTCGGCGACGGTCTGGACCTGGGTGGTCGTCTGCTGCACCCCGAAGGTCATCCACACGCCGAAGAAGATCGCCATGGCCAGGACCAGGTTCATGAACGGTCCGGCGAACATCACGATCACGCGCTTCCAGGGCTTGCGCGTGTAGAAGAGCCGCGACTCGTCGCCCGGCTCCAGTTCCTCGTACGCCGCCGAGCGCGCGTCCTCGATCATCGAGCGGAACGGCGACGTGGAGCGGGCGGTGACCTTGCCGTCCTCGCCGGGCGGGAACATCCCGATCATGCGGATGTAGCCGCCCATCGGGATGGCCTTGAGCCCGTACTCGGTGTCGCCCTTCTTGCGCGACCAGATGGTCCGGCCGAAGCCGACCATGTACTGGGGCACGCGGATGCCGAAGAGCTTGGCCGTCGAGAGGTGCCCGAGCTCGTGCCAGGCGATGGAGAAGAGCAGCCCGACCACGAAGACGAGCATGCCGATCAGGCTGAGCAAGATGGTCATGCGCGCGCCTCCATTGCGGCCCGAGCCGCCATCTCCTGTGCCCGGGCCCGGGCCCAGGTCTCCGCTTCAAGGACGTCCCGGACCGTGAGGGAAGTTCCCCGGGCGGGCGTTCCGTGCTCATCGACCACGGCAGAGACCGTATCCATGATTGCTGTGAACGGGAGCCGACCGGCCAGAAAGGCCCCTACGCACTCCTCGTTCGCCGCATTGAACACTGCGGGCGCGGTACCGCCCAGGGCGCCGACGTGCCGGGCCAGGCCCACCGCCGGGAAGGCCTCGGTGTCCAGCGGGAAGAACTCCCAGGTGGACGCCTTGGTCCAGTCGAAGGCGGTGGAAGCGTCCGGGACCCGCTGGGGCCAGCCGAGACCGATCGCGATCGGGCCGCGCATGTCCGGCGGGGTGGCCTGGGCCAGCGTGGAGCCGTCCGTGAACTCCACCATGGAGTGCACGTACGACTGCGGGTGGACCACGACCTCGATCCGCTCGAAGGGGATGTCGTAGAGCAGGTGCGCCTCGATGACCTCCAGCCCCTTGTTGACCAGGGTCGCCGAGTTCACGGTGATCACCGGGCCCATCGCCCAGGTCGGGTGGGCCAGCGCGTCCTGCACCGTGACCGAGGCCAGCTCGGCGCGGGTGCGGCCGCGGAAGGGCCCGCCGGAGGCGGTCACCACGAGCTTGCGCACCTCGGCGCGGGTGCCGGCGGCGAGGGCCTGGAAGAGCGCCGCGTGCTCGGAGTCGACCGGGATGATCTGACCGGGCTTCGCCAGGGCCTTCACCAGCGGGCCGCCGACGATCAGCGACTCCTTGTTGGCGAGGGCCAGCGTCCGCCCGGCCTTCAGCGCGGCGAGGGTGGGCGCGAGCCCGATGGAACCGGTGATGCCGTTGAGCACGGTGTGGCACTCGGAGGCGGCGAGCTCGGTCGCCGCGTCCGGTCCGGCCAGGATCTCGGGCAGCGGCTCGCCGGCGCCGTACTCGGCGTCCAGCGCCTCCTTGAGGGCCGGTACGACGTCTTCGCGCGCGACGGCCACGGTCTTCACGCGCAGCAGCCGGGCCTGCTCGGCCAGCAGCGCGACCCGGCCGCCGGCGGCGGACAGGGCCGTGACCCGGAACCGGTCCGGGTTGCGCAGGGCCAGGTCGATGGCCTGGGTCCCGATGGACCCGGTGGAGCCGAGGATGACGATGTCCCGACGGCCGGCCGCGGGGTCGAAGAGGAGGTGCGGATCGGCGAGGGGGGATGGGCGGTCGCTCATGGACCCATTGTTGCCGCAACTCAGGGGCGGCCGGACACGGAGCCCCCTTCCGTGACCCGAAGGAGAAGGTGCGGGAGCGTACCGGCGAAGTCCGGGAGGGTACTGGCCACCCGCCACCAGGCGTCCGGATCGGAGCCGAGGGCCAGCGCGAACAGCCGGTCGGCCTCGGCCCGCGCCGCGAGCACCGGGGCGGGCGGCTCGTGTCGGTCGGGGTGGTCCACCTCGCCCAGCCAGTGGTCCTCGTCCAGGGCCCAGCAGGCGGGCGCCTTGTGCCGGATCACGTCCTCGCCGGTGAGCAGCCCCCGGGCGAGGCAGTCGCGCACCCACCGGATGTCCTCCTGCACGGACTCCATGGGCACCGCGAGGCTCGCCAGGGCCAGTTCGCGGTCCACGCCCGCGACGGGCTCGGCCGGCCGGGGCGCCACGGAGCGCACCGCCTCGGCGAGCCCGGGGACGGGCGGCCCTTCGGCGGGCTCCTGCAGGGTGCCGCGCACGATCCGGGCCACCAGGACCGGCAGGGTGCCCGGGAAGGCGGGGGCGTGGCGCAGCAGCTCCGCCCAGAGCCGGGGGTCGTCGCGCAGGGGGCGCAGCGCGCGGGCGACGGCGGTGCGCATCCCCGTCCGCTCGGGCAGGCTCCAGCGCAGGCCGCGGGCCCCGGTCAGGCCGGTGAGCAGCAGGGTGCGGTGAGCGGGGGTCACGTGGGCGACGAGCTCCTCGTGCGTGACCCGGCCCATGCGCACGGCGCGGACGGCGGGCCGGTGCCAGGAGCGCTCGTCCGCCGCCGCGGTGGCGAGCAGCCCGTGGACGGTCTCCCGGGGCAGGTCCCCGACGAGGAGCAGGGCTTCGACGGAGCCGGCCGGGAGGGGGCTGCGGAGGTGTTCGGCGAGCAGCGGCTCCGGGTCCGCGTTGTGGCCGAGCGCCAGGATGTCCAGCGGGACCCGCGGCCCGCGCCGGCCGTGCCGGCGCAGCAGGCCGATGAGCTCGGCCGCGGTGAGCGGCCCCTCGCCGGGGTCCCGGCCGAGCTCGGCGCGGAGCACCGGCAGGAGTTCCTGCGGGGTCCGGCGGCGGGCGTACCGGGCGGGTCCGGGCAGGCCGGGCAGCGGCCGGCCCACGACGCGGGGGTTGCGGGCGACGTAGGTCCGGTCGGCCGTGCCTCCGTGGCGGAGCAGCAGGGTGACGGTCGAGGCCGCCAGCCATTCGTCCCGGCACAGGTACTTGAAGGCGGGCTCGTCGAGCCGGCCGATCATGTCGGTGACGACGTGGTCCGGTGCGTGGCGCAGCAGGTGCGCCACGCACCAGGCCAGCCGTCGGCTGGTGCGGTCTTCCTCGGCCGTCGGCATCGTTCTCGTCCGCCTCGCGCTGTGCTCGTACGGGTACCAGTACCCGTACCGGTACCCCTACTCATCCTCGTACATCTGTCCGATGTGCGGCGATGATTTCAGGTCAGCGCAGCGGACGGTGGACGTTTTCGCGGGTGGAGGGGCCGGGAGCGGCGTCGGCGATCCACGGGCCGTCGCCCGAGGGGTCCAAAACGCCCTCCTCCAGCCAGGTGTAGGTGCCGTTCAGGACCCCGGCCACCACCTTGCGGTCCAGGTCGTCGGTGTTG harbors:
- the ispG gene encoding flavodoxin-dependent (E)-4-hydroxy-3-methylbut-2-enyl-diphosphate synthase — protein: MTAISLGMPAVPTKLADRRVSRKIQVGSVAVGGDAQISVQSMTTTRTSDIGATLQQIAELTASGCDIVRVACPTQDDADALAVIAKKSNIPVIADIHFQPKYVFAAIDAGCAAVRVNPGNIKQFDDKVKEIARAAKDAGTPIRIGVNAGSLDARLLKKYGKATPEALVESALWEASLFEEHGFSDIKISVKHNDPVVMVNAYRQLAAQCTYPLHLGVTEAGPAFQGTIKSAVAFGALLSEGIGDTIRVSLSAPPVEEIKVGIQILESLNLKPRRLEIVSCPSCGRAQVDVYKLAEEVTAGLEGMEVPLRVAVMGCVVNGPGEAREADLGVASGNGKGQIFVKGEVIKTVPESKIVETLIEEAMKIAEQMEKDGVMSGEPTVAIGV
- a CDS encoding M50 family metallopeptidase, which gives rise to MTILLSLIGMLVFVVGLLFSIAWHELGHLSTAKLFGIRVPQYMVGFGRTIWSRKKGDTEYGLKAIPMGGYIRMIGMFPPGEDGKVTARSTSPFRSMIEDARSAAYEELEPGDESRLFYTRKPWKRVIVMFAGPFMNLVLAMAIFFGVWMTFGVQQTTTQVQTVADCVLKQSDKRTVCEDGDPVAPGKAAGLHVGDKIVAFDGKPVDDWGALQEHIRKTIGPATLTVLRDGQRIDVHPNLVENRVGKTDGRGGFVKGEFVSAGYLGVSARSVIAPLTFTQSAEHVVEVVEASVQGLANLPGKIPGLWNAVFNGGEREADSPMGLLGAARISADIATLDIPKEERASFLLGVLGYFNLSLFLFNMLPLLPLDGGHIAGALWESVRRAFARVFRRADPGPFDVARLMPAAYVVAAVFVCFTLLVLAADVVNPIRIT
- the dxr gene encoding 1-deoxy-D-xylulose-5-phosphate reductoisomerase, with product MSDRPSPLADPHLLFDPAAGRRDIVILGSTGSIGTQAIDLALRNPDRFRVTALSAAGGRVALLAEQARLLRVKTVAVAREDVVPALKEALDAEYGAGEPLPEILAGPDAATELAASECHTVLNGITGSIGLAPTLAALKAGRTLALANKESLIVGGPLVKALAKPGQIIPVDSEHAALFQALAAGTRAEVRKLVVTASGGPFRGRTRAELASVTVQDALAHPTWAMGPVITVNSATLVNKGLEVIEAHLLYDIPFERIEVVVHPQSYVHSMVEFTDGSTLAQATPPDMRGPIAIGLGWPQRVPDASTAFDWTKASTWEFFPLDTEAFPAVGLARHVGALGGTAPAVFNAANEECVGAFLAGRLPFTAIMDTVSAVVDEHGTPARGTSLTVRDVLEAETWARARAQEMAARAAMEARA